The DNA window TGCGACCGCACCGGCCGCGCTGACGCTGACGGGCGAGCGCACGATCCCCGGCCTCGACATCGAGAACTACTGGTTCCGCCGCCACCAGGTGGTCTACCGGCGGCTGGCGCCGCTGTGCGCCGGGCGCGAGGTCCTCGAGGCCGGGTGCGGCGAGGGGTACGGCGCCGACTTGATCGCCGGCGTCGCCCGCCGGGTCGTCGCGCTCGACTACGACGAGGCCACGGTGGCCCACGTGCGCGACCGCTACCCCCGCGTCGAGGTCATGCAGGCCAACCTGGCCCGGCTGCCGCTGCCCGACGCGTCGATCGACGTCGTGGTCAATTTCCAGGTCATCGAGCACCTCTGGGACCAGGGCCGGTTCGTGGCCGAGTGCGCCCGGGTGCTGCGGCCGTCGGGGCTGCTGATGATGTCCACGCCCAACCGGATCACGTTCTCCCCCGGCCGCGACACCCCGGTCAACCCGTTCCACACCCGTGAACTCGACGCCGCCGAGCTGGCCGACCTGCTGGTCGCCGGCGGTTTCGCCGGACCCGAGCTCAGCGGCGTGTTCCACGGTCCGCGACTGCGGGAGATGGATGCCCGCCACGGCGGATCCATCATCGACGCGCAGATCGCGCGTGCGGTCACCGAGGCGCCGTGGCCGCCGCAGCTGGCGGCCGACGTGGCCGCCGTGAGCGCCGACGACTTCGAGTTGATCGCGGCCGATACCTGTGACAGCCGGCACATCGATGACAGCCTGGACCTCGTCGCGATCGCGGTGCGCCCGTGAGCCCGGCCGCGCGCCCGGTCCCGGGCATGTTCACCCTGGTGCTGCACACCCATCTACCGTGGCTGGCCCACCACGGCCGCTGGCCGGTCGGCGAGGAATGGCTCTACCAGTCGTGGGCCGCGGCCTACCTGCCGCTGCTGCGGGTGCTGCGTACCCTGGCCGACGAGGACCGCCGCGGGCTGCTCACCCTGGGCGTCACCC is part of the Mycobacterium sp. HUMS_12744610 genome and encodes:
- a CDS encoding class I SAM-dependent methyltransferase, whose translation is MNASVPDVPPHRSGAAPASDATAPAALTLTGERTIPGLDIENYWFRRHQVVYRRLAPLCAGREVLEAGCGEGYGADLIAGVARRVVALDYDEATVAHVRDRYPRVEVMQANLARLPLPDASIDVVVNFQVIEHLWDQGRFVAECARVLRPSGLLMMSTPNRITFSPGRDTPVNPFHTRELDAAELADLLVAGGFAGPELSGVFHGPRLREMDARHGGSIIDAQIARAVTEAPWPPQLAADVAAVSADDFELIAADTCDSRHIDDSLDLVAIAVRP